The Amycolatopsis solani genome has a window encoding:
- a CDS encoding ABC transporter substrate-binding protein, translating into METLRISATANGLNYLPEYLAGTTGLFPDAGLSVTARACDPWTGVLDDLASGDADLALGGLWVPGMYAGSTRALTVVCQLNHQAPKAIVHRGAPGTFTLGDLAGKVVLAPGIGGSAPYAVTAGLLREAGADPGDVTFVRDLSTPMLVELFGAGLGDAIILDLVSALELEATGRGRIVFHNLDEGGIMPNSVYYCRTDRVEELRERFTRFVGCIDAAMTHLPATPAAAIDGILTARWPGKDLGILREATRQMTESAVWETVAIDPAGSDRWMRMLAESAMLTRVPAYDELADDSFMKAYR; encoded by the coding sequence CCTCGCCGGCACGACCGGCCTCTTCCCCGACGCGGGCCTGTCGGTGACCGCCCGCGCCTGCGACCCGTGGACCGGAGTCCTGGACGACCTCGCCTCCGGCGACGCCGACCTCGCGCTCGGCGGGCTCTGGGTGCCCGGCATGTACGCCGGCAGCACCCGCGCGCTGACCGTCGTCTGCCAGCTCAACCACCAAGCGCCCAAAGCGATCGTGCACCGCGGTGCCCCGGGCACCTTCACCCTCGGCGACCTCGCGGGGAAGGTCGTCCTCGCGCCCGGCATCGGGGGCAGCGCACCCTACGCCGTCACCGCCGGGCTGCTCCGGGAGGCGGGCGCCGACCCCGGCGACGTCACCTTCGTCCGGGACCTCTCGACACCGATGCTGGTCGAACTGTTCGGCGCCGGGCTCGGCGACGCGATCATCCTGGACCTGGTCTCGGCGCTCGAACTCGAAGCCACCGGCCGAGGACGGATCGTGTTCCACAACCTCGACGAGGGCGGGATCATGCCCAACAGCGTCTACTACTGCCGCACCGACCGCGTAGAAGAGCTGCGCGAGCGCTTCACTCGCTTCGTCGGCTGCATCGACGCGGCGATGACGCACCTTCCCGCCACCCCGGCGGCGGCGATCGACGGGATCCTCACGGCCCGCTGGCCGGGCAAGGACCTCGGGATCCTGCGCGAGGCCACCCGGCAGATGACCGAAAGCGCGGTCTGGGAGACCGTCGCGATCGACCCCGCGGGCAGCGACCGGTGGATGCGGATGCTCGCCGAAAGCGCCATGCTCACGCGCGTCCCCGCCTACGACGAACTGGCCGACGACAGCTTCATGAAGGCCTACCGGTGA
- a CDS encoding ornithine cyclodeaminase family protein — MTFVLRDDALAELVDLGDLIDAVRTAHIDLALGRAEQPVPAITPTAGATIVLPMVATSHRLGLTVVKVLTDAPGNSGVPVQQSTLVVLDARTGARLAVMNGGTGTRMRTAAASAVATDALSRSDSRVLGLVGAGPLAVEHVAAIRAVRAIGEVVVWSRSAARVAEFRRALRRREHADGVPALAVTTALGPRGVVEAADVLCTLTPSRVPVVEGAWFRPGLHVNAVGAPPRPDHREIDSAGMARATVFVDSTAVQLRKSGEAVLSVQDGTTTEDDFRQELGAVLAGLIPGRAGSGQITLFNSVGIALQDLAFAALALQAGSRRVLRDSEVIRVDLR, encoded by the coding sequence GTGACTTTCGTGCTCCGCGACGACGCCCTGGCCGAACTCGTCGACCTCGGCGACCTGATCGACGCCGTCCGGACCGCGCACATCGACCTCGCCCTCGGGCGGGCCGAACAGCCGGTCCCGGCGATCACCCCCACGGCGGGCGCCACCATCGTGCTGCCGATGGTGGCGACCTCCCACCGCCTCGGGCTGACCGTCGTCAAGGTGCTGACCGACGCGCCCGGCAACTCCGGTGTCCCCGTCCAGCAGTCCACCCTGGTCGTGCTGGACGCCCGGACCGGCGCCCGGCTGGCCGTCATGAACGGCGGGACGGGCACCCGGATGCGGACGGCCGCCGCCAGCGCGGTCGCCACGGATGCCTTGTCCCGCAGCGACTCCCGGGTCCTCGGGCTCGTCGGGGCCGGACCGCTCGCCGTCGAGCACGTCGCCGCGATCCGGGCGGTCCGGGCGATCGGCGAGGTCGTCGTCTGGTCCCGCTCGGCCGCCCGCGTCGCCGAGTTCCGCCGCGCGCTGCGGCGCCGGGAACACGCCGACGGCGTCCCGGCCCTCGCCGTGACCACGGCTCTCGGACCGCGCGGCGTGGTCGAAGCGGCCGACGTGCTCTGCACCCTGACACCGTCCCGCGTCCCCGTCGTCGAGGGCGCGTGGTTCCGGCCGGGGCTGCACGTCAACGCCGTCGGCGCACCACCCCGGCCCGACCACCGCGAGATCGACTCCGCCGGAATGGCCCGCGCGACGGTCTTCGTCGACAGCACCGCCGTCCAGCTGCGGAAGTCGGGCGAAGCCGTGCTGTCGGTGCAGGACGGCACGACCACCGAAGACGATTTCCGGCAGGAGCTGGGGGCGGTACTGGCCGGGCTGATACCGGGCCGGGCCGGAAGCGGACAGATCACGTTGTTCAACTCGGTCGGTATCGCCCTGCAGGACCTGGCCTTCGCCGCGCTGGCCCTGCAAGCCGGCTCACGCCGGGTTCTCCGCGACAGCGAGGTAATCCGTGTAGATCTGCGGTGA
- a CDS encoding SDR family NAD(P)-dependent oxidoreductase, protein MKLHGATALVTGAGGGGHGRHFVEQLIERGAAKVYATARRPELVEIPGAEVLRLDISDSASVAAAAAHAGDVDLLVNNAAVSPGVNLVDGDPDTIRSTMDTNFYGTLAMARAFAPVLAGHGGGAILNVLSVMAWSSYDGANAYAASKAAQWGLTNALRLELAGQGTLVSTLMIGMAATPTMKAYAAATLGAGMLPEGLLSDPADNVRAALDGIEAGEIEILADTMAIEAKAALAGAPRSFDPFTGVA, encoded by the coding sequence ATGAAGCTGCACGGAGCCACCGCCCTCGTCACAGGAGCCGGCGGTGGCGGTCACGGGCGTCACTTCGTCGAGCAGCTGATCGAACGCGGCGCCGCGAAGGTGTACGCCACCGCGCGCCGCCCGGAACTCGTCGAGATCCCGGGAGCGGAGGTGCTGCGGCTCGACATCTCGGATTCCGCGTCGGTCGCCGCCGCGGCCGCCCACGCCGGCGACGTCGATCTGCTCGTGAACAACGCCGCGGTATCGCCGGGGGTGAACCTCGTCGACGGCGACCCGGACACGATCCGCTCCACAATGGACACCAACTTCTACGGCACCCTCGCCATGGCGCGGGCCTTCGCTCCCGTCCTCGCCGGCCACGGTGGCGGCGCCATCCTCAACGTCCTCTCGGTCATGGCCTGGTCGAGCTACGACGGTGCGAACGCCTACGCCGCGAGCAAGGCCGCCCAGTGGGGGCTCACCAACGCGCTCCGCCTCGAGTTGGCCGGCCAGGGCACCCTGGTGAGCACGCTGATGATCGGCATGGCCGCGACTCCGACGATGAAGGCCTACGCGGCGGCCACCCTCGGTGCCGGGATGCTGCCCGAGGGCCTCCTCAGCGACCCGGCGGACAACGTCAGGGCCGCGCTCGACGGGATCGAAGCCGGAGAGATCGAGATCCTCGCCGACACGATGGCGATCGAGGCCAAGGCCGCCCTCGCCGGCGCCCCTCGCTCGTTCGACCCGTTCACCGGGGTGGCGTGA
- a CDS encoding AraC family transcriptional regulator: MVDLVSQVLRVSGVRTSLGTLIEAGEDWERDCGDHPGATVHVVTAGRAWLHRPGCDPRELAAGDVVLLPANQEHRLAGAPDLRTRPGPAEPDGQVLRLGTPPWLTRIMVIHYDCDHDAHTQVLDALPDLVHVGPRNGVPSLDDTVRMLGRELSDPQIATTAVLDSLIDIMLIQILRAWLPSRPSTHERSWLGVLDDSLVRAALELIHRDPARPWTTESLAQATAVSRATLSRRFVQAIGSGPATYLAQWRMDLAAARLRDTQDSLDAVAAAVGYGSVAAFSRAFVRARGCSPGRYRVRAGARGLIGSTPG, encoded by the coding sequence ATGGTCGATCTCGTCAGCCAGGTGTTGCGGGTCTCCGGCGTCCGGACCTCGCTCGGGACGCTGATCGAGGCGGGCGAGGACTGGGAGAGGGACTGCGGCGACCACCCGGGGGCCACGGTCCACGTCGTCACAGCGGGCCGGGCCTGGCTCCACCGGCCCGGCTGCGATCCCCGCGAGCTCGCGGCGGGGGACGTCGTGCTGCTGCCGGCGAACCAGGAGCACAGGCTGGCCGGCGCTCCTGACCTCCGGACTCGTCCCGGGCCCGCCGAGCCGGACGGCCAGGTGCTCCGGCTGGGAACTCCCCCCTGGCTGACCCGCATCATGGTGATCCACTACGACTGCGACCACGACGCGCACACCCAGGTGCTCGACGCTCTGCCGGACCTGGTGCACGTCGGCCCGAGGAACGGCGTGCCGTCGCTCGACGACACCGTCCGGATGCTCGGCCGCGAGTTGTCCGATCCCCAGATCGCGACGACCGCCGTCCTCGACAGCCTGATCGACATCATGCTGATCCAGATCCTGCGCGCCTGGTTGCCCAGCCGGCCGTCGACGCATGAGCGGAGCTGGCTGGGTGTGCTGGACGACTCGCTCGTGCGCGCCGCCCTCGAGCTCATCCACCGCGATCCGGCCCGGCCGTGGACGACCGAGTCGCTCGCCCAGGCGACCGCGGTCTCGCGCGCCACGCTCTCGCGCCGGTTCGTGCAGGCGATCGGTTCGGGTCCGGCGACCTACCTCGCGCAGTGGCGGATGGACCTCGCGGCCGCCCGGCTGCGCGACACGCAGGACTCCCTCGACGCGGTCGCCGCCGCGGTCGGCTACGGCTCCGTGGCCGCCTTCAGCCGCGCGTTCGTCCGCGCGCGCGGCTGCTCCCCCGGCCGCTACCGCGTGCGAGCCGGTGCACGGGGGCTGATCGGCTCGACACCAGGCTGA
- a CDS encoding alpha/beta fold hydrolase, whose protein sequence is MDYVFVPGAWHGGWAWHAVARRIAGAGHRAVALTMPGMSAGDDPREVRLADAVAHLVAEVERRDLTDVVLVGHSWGGIPIAGAARKLGKRLGAIAMVSAFVPRAGESMAEAMGPEVGAYLRATIEASANFAFELDFAAFRESLMQDEPEPVQRLVHELLVPQPGGYMLDALEEVGFAGLDVPMTYLLAERDQALALPGADLAARLGVEPVLVPGTHEAIITHADDVAKALLARSWVR, encoded by the coding sequence GTGGACTACGTCTTCGTACCGGGCGCGTGGCACGGCGGGTGGGCTTGGCACGCGGTGGCGCGGCGGATCGCCGGTGCGGGCCACCGGGCCGTCGCGCTGACGATGCCCGGCATGTCGGCGGGGGACGACCCGCGCGAGGTGCGGCTGGCGGACGCCGTGGCGCACCTGGTCGCCGAGGTCGAGCGGCGGGACCTGACCGACGTCGTCCTGGTGGGCCACAGCTGGGGTGGCATCCCGATCGCCGGCGCCGCCCGAAAGCTGGGCAAGCGGCTGGGCGCCATCGCGATGGTCAGCGCGTTCGTGCCGCGGGCGGGGGAGTCGATGGCCGAAGCCATGGGGCCCGAGGTCGGCGCCTACCTCCGCGCGACGATCGAGGCGTCGGCGAACTTCGCCTTCGAGCTGGACTTCGCCGCGTTTCGCGAGTCGCTCATGCAGGACGAGCCCGAGCCGGTGCAGCGGCTCGTCCACGAACTGCTGGTGCCCCAGCCAGGCGGCTACATGCTCGACGCGCTCGAAGAGGTCGGTTTCGCCGGCCTCGACGTGCCGATGACTTACCTCCTCGCCGAGCGCGACCAGGCACTCGCCCTCCCCGGCGCGGACCTGGCCGCCCGGCTCGGCGTCGAGCCGGTACTGGTGCCGGGAACGCACGAGGCGATCATCACGCACGCCGACGACGTCGCGAAGGCACTCTTGGCCAGGTCCTGGGTGCGGTGA
- a CDS encoding CPBP family intramembrane glutamic endopeptidase: protein MQEKTGVRGLIARYPLSSFFVLAFALSWIAWTPYVLGRNGLGVEPEFSFPEIAGTTQLLGVLPGAYLGPILAAFLVTAAAEGRPGLRRWARRLLKWNVNWRWYAGAILGVPAALILTGAILSGGDVHVPGAAVFVALVPGLVFQMVTTGLAEEPGWRDFALPYLQPKFGPLRGTLLLGPLWGLWHLPLFFSEWGHWPDVTVWTIVTFVATTTLFSILMTWVFNRSGQSLPIAMLVHTGVNNTISVAWADMFPNAGVNDVALVFLVAAGIAAAVVLIATRGRLGYQPETVASPSTPAQVSR from the coding sequence ATGCAAGAGAAAACCGGGGTGCGAGGCCTGATCGCCCGCTACCCGCTTTCGAGCTTCTTCGTCCTCGCGTTCGCGTTGAGCTGGATCGCGTGGACACCGTACGTCCTGGGCCGCAACGGTCTCGGCGTCGAGCCGGAGTTCTCCTTCCCCGAGATCGCGGGCACGACGCAGCTGCTGGGGGTGCTGCCGGGCGCCTACCTCGGCCCGATCCTGGCCGCGTTCCTCGTCACGGCGGCCGCCGAAGGCCGGCCGGGTCTGCGGCGCTGGGCGCGCCGGCTGCTGAAGTGGAACGTGAACTGGCGCTGGTACGCCGGTGCGATCCTGGGTGTCCCGGCGGCCCTGATCCTGACGGGCGCGATCCTGAGCGGCGGTGACGTCCACGTCCCGGGTGCTGCGGTGTTCGTCGCGCTGGTGCCGGGCCTGGTGTTCCAGATGGTGACGACGGGCCTGGCCGAGGAGCCGGGCTGGCGTGACTTCGCGCTTCCTTATCTGCAGCCGAAGTTCGGCCCGCTGCGCGGAACGCTGCTCCTCGGCCCGCTGTGGGGCCTGTGGCACCTGCCCCTGTTCTTTTCGGAGTGGGGGCACTGGCCGGACGTGACGGTCTGGACGATCGTCACGTTCGTCGCGACGACCACGCTGTTCAGCATCCTGATGACGTGGGTGTTCAACCGCAGCGGCCAGAGCCTCCCGATCGCGATGCTGGTCCACACGGGCGTGAACAACACGATTTCGGTGGCGTGGGCGGACATGTTCCCCAACGCGGGCGTGAACGACGTGGCCCTGGTGTTCCTGGTGGCTGCCGGCATCGCGGCGGCGGTGGTGCTGATCGCGACCCGTGGGCGGCTGGGGTACCAGCCCGAAACCGTGGCGTCGCCGAGTACCCCGGCGCAGGTGTCCCGATGA
- a CDS encoding ABC transporter permease, with protein sequence MSLFALARQNIRARKTTFAAAFVAVFAGSALITASGVLLDSGLRAGIPPQRYAPAAVVVTAPQTESTSDDVDQRFTERVPLAVARAGEIARVPGVAAVVPDVSATVVLRGRGPLVAHGWSSTRLEAVTLTAGRAPERPDEVVLDGARVGDVVDVAVGGVASPYRVVGTVTTGQPTAFLTDEQARVVAGRPDAVDAVAVLAEPGADAAGLAQRIGQAVPGVATATGDDRAGAELLDVGAARSFLTLVAGSFGGTMLVIVLLVVASTLGLANQQRRREFALLRAIAAGPGHIYRLIGIETALVATVAAVLGAIPGVGLSLLLHGVFVRLGSIPAGFSFVLGPVPVLAAVAGSVVAAVAAGLITARRAARISPVDALGEAAVEPPRLGRGRVVTGWVLAIAGTAAGIAFPLMIAGTAGAAGAAGSALLLVTALALLGPRLLTATASVLGKLGLSRPASGFLAGANTRARSRRLGAATTPLIMGVALAAVQIFTLTTTAAAAQRQAEAGLLADQVLVADGGVASTVADAVRRTPGVTAAVSVVHTQVLVTAPMFGEPATEAYAAQGVTAEGLGRVLNLDVRRGDLAGLTGDAVALSESAAGTFGVDLGGTVAMRLGDGTPHTARVVAVYGNGLGYGDLTLPHEAVAGHTTSGLDDEILVAGKVTVAFPEVHVTDRRTFMTARDDAAGAQSAVTLVLNLVLIAFIAIAVVNILVLATAARVREFALLRLVGAKPRQVRAMTRAEAAVVVVAAIVLGSLAALPPLIGVSLSLTGTALPTVPPLIYAGILAAAAVVGWGAIAIPARFALRPAAVTAMRVGE encoded by the coding sequence ATGAGCCTGTTCGCACTGGCGCGGCAGAACATCCGCGCCCGCAAGACGACGTTCGCCGCCGCGTTCGTCGCGGTCTTCGCCGGGTCCGCGCTGATCACCGCGAGCGGTGTCCTGCTCGACTCCGGTCTGCGCGCCGGGATCCCGCCGCAGCGCTACGCCCCGGCCGCGGTGGTCGTCACCGCACCGCAGACGGAGTCCACATCGGACGACGTCGACCAGCGGTTCACCGAGCGTGTCCCGCTGGCCGTGGCGAGGGCGGGCGAGATCGCCCGCGTGCCCGGGGTCGCCGCGGTGGTGCCCGACGTGAGCGCGACAGTCGTGCTGCGCGGCCGCGGTCCGCTCGTCGCCCACGGCTGGTCCTCGACGCGGCTCGAGGCCGTCACGCTGACCGCGGGCCGGGCGCCGGAACGTCCCGACGAGGTGGTGCTGGACGGGGCGCGCGTCGGCGACGTGGTCGACGTCGCGGTGGGCGGGGTCGCGTCCCCGTACCGCGTGGTCGGCACCGTCACGACCGGGCAGCCGACGGCGTTCCTCACCGACGAGCAGGCCCGCGTCGTCGCCGGGCGGCCGGACGCGGTGGACGCCGTCGCCGTCCTGGCCGAGCCGGGCGCCGACGCGGCCGGTCTCGCCCAGCGGATCGGGCAGGCCGTGCCGGGCGTCGCGACGGCCACCGGCGACGACCGGGCCGGCGCCGAGCTCCTCGACGTCGGTGCGGCGCGGTCGTTCCTGACGCTCGTCGCCGGCTCCTTCGGCGGCACGATGCTGGTGATCGTGCTGCTGGTGGTGGCCAGCACCCTCGGCCTGGCCAACCAGCAGCGCCGCCGCGAGTTCGCGCTGCTGCGGGCGATCGCGGCCGGGCCGGGGCACATCTACCGCCTGATCGGCATCGAGACGGCGCTGGTGGCCACGGTCGCGGCGGTGCTCGGCGCGATCCCCGGGGTCGGCCTGAGCCTGCTGCTGCACGGGGTGTTCGTCCGGCTCGGCTCCATCCCCGCGGGCTTCAGCTTCGTGCTCGGCCCGGTGCCGGTGCTCGCCGCGGTCGCCGGATCCGTGGTGGCGGCGGTGGCGGCCGGGCTGATCACCGCTCGCCGCGCGGCGCGGATCAGCCCGGTCGACGCGCTCGGCGAGGCCGCGGTGGAGCCGCCCCGGCTCGGCCGCGGGCGGGTCGTCACAGGCTGGGTGCTCGCGATCGCCGGGACGGCCGCGGGGATCGCGTTCCCGCTGATGATCGCCGGCACCGCCGGTGCGGCCGGTGCCGCGGGATCGGCGTTGCTGCTGGTCACCGCCTTGGCGTTGCTGGGACCGCGGCTGCTCACCGCGACGGCGTCGGTGCTGGGCAAGCTCGGGTTGAGCCGCCCGGCGTCCGGCTTCCTCGCCGGCGCCAACACCCGTGCCCGGTCCCGCCGGCTCGGCGCGGCGACCACCCCGCTCATCATGGGCGTGGCGCTGGCGGCGGTGCAGATCTTCACCCTGACCACGACCGCCGCCGCGGCGCAGCGGCAGGCCGAGGCCGGTCTGCTCGCCGATCAGGTGCTCGTCGCCGACGGCGGCGTCGCGTCCACAGTGGCCGATGCGGTCCGCCGGACGCCCGGGGTGACGGCGGCGGTTTCCGTGGTGCACACCCAGGTTCTGGTGACCGCGCCGATGTTCGGCGAGCCGGCGACCGAGGCCTACGCCGCGCAGGGCGTCACCGCCGAAGGGCTCGGCCGCGTCCTGAACCTCGACGTCCGCCGGGGTGACCTGGCCGGCCTCACCGGCGACGCCGTCGCCCTCAGCGAGAGCGCCGCCGGGACGTTCGGCGTGGACCTGGGCGGGACGGTGGCGATGCGCCTCGGCGACGGCACCCCGCACACCGCCCGCGTCGTCGCGGTCTACGGCAACGGCCTCGGCTACGGGGACCTGACGCTGCCCCACGAGGCCGTCGCCGGCCACACCACGAGCGGGCTCGACGACGAAATCCTGGTCGCGGGGAAGGTAACCGTCGCGTTCCCGGAAGTCCACGTCACCGACCGGCGGACGTTCATGACGGCGCGCGACGACGCGGCGGGCGCGCAGTCGGCGGTGACCCTGGTGCTCAACCTCGTGCTGATCGCGTTCATCGCGATCGCGGTGGTGAACATCCTGGTCCTCGCCACCGCGGCCCGGGTGCGCGAATTCGCGCTGCTGCGGCTGGTCGGGGCGAAACCCCGCCAGGTCCGCGCCATGACGCGCGCGGAGGCCGCCGTCGTGGTCGTGGCCGCGATCGTGCTCGGGTCGCTGGCCGCGCTGCCGCCGCTGATCGGAGTCAGCCTCAGCCTCACCGGAACCGCGCTGCCCACCGTGCCGCCCCTGATCTACGCCGGGATCCTCGCGGCCGCCGCCGTCGTCGGCTGGGGCGCGATCGCCATCCCGGCCCGGTTCGCCCTGCGCCCGGCCGCCGTCACCGCCATGCGCGTCGGCGAATGA
- a CDS encoding ABC transporter ATP-binding protein, translated as MTAIAHGLEFAVRMESVAKTYGKGDAAVHALKGVTLDLRRGSFTAIMGPSGSGKSTFLHCAAGLDRPTSGRITLGDVELTGRRESELTALRRERIGFVFQAYNLLDALTVEQNIVLPLRLGNQRFDPAFLAEIVRSVELNVPLDRRPSKLSGGQQQRVAIARALVTRPEVVFLDEPTGALDTRTARQVLGTLRQAVDRWGQTALMVTHDPVAASYADTVVFLADGRIVGELTGATPERIAERMTHLGEW; from the coding sequence ATGACAGCGATCGCGCACGGGCTCGAATTCGCGGTGCGAATGGAATCGGTGGCCAAGACCTACGGCAAGGGGGACGCCGCCGTCCACGCGCTCAAGGGCGTCACGCTCGATCTGCGGCGGGGGAGCTTCACCGCGATCATGGGCCCCTCCGGGTCGGGCAAGAGCACGTTCCTGCACTGCGCCGCCGGTCTGGACCGGCCGACGTCGGGCCGCATCACGCTCGGCGACGTCGAGCTGACCGGACGCCGCGAGTCCGAGCTGACCGCGTTGCGCCGGGAACGGATCGGGTTCGTCTTCCAGGCCTACAACCTCCTGGACGCATTGACGGTCGAGCAGAACATCGTGCTCCCGCTGCGCCTGGGCAACCAGCGGTTCGACCCGGCGTTCCTCGCCGAGATCGTCCGCTCGGTCGAGCTGAACGTCCCGCTCGACCGCCGCCCGAGCAAGCTCTCCGGTGGCCAGCAGCAGCGCGTCGCGATCGCGCGGGCGCTGGTCACCCGGCCCGAGGTGGTGTTCCTCGACGAGCCGACCGGCGCGCTGGACACCCGCACCGCGAGGCAGGTGCTCGGCACGCTGCGGCAGGCGGTGGACCGCTGGGGCCAGACGGCGCTGATGGTCACGCACGACCCGGTCGCGGCGTCCTACGCCGACACCGTGGTGTTCCTGGCCGACGGCCGGATCGTCGGCGAGCTGACCGGCGCGACGCCGGAGCGCATCGCCGAACGCATGACGCACCTCGGGGAGTGGTGA
- a CDS encoding sensor histidine kinase — MRTVISRSTRATAVLASGLQTALPALAGVLVLPFLVVLLPFAPSVTMPVRALARLERERVGRHLGFPLPEAAHAEGGGRLRAVRDPATWRDLLWLAGHGLGGTFLGLLGIALWPAIVASATVPVYWWLFPPESFTGMLVIIRTWPQALTLPLLQAACYAAMVVWLVPLIARGQLRLARTLLGPNEAELLAQQVERLTETRAEALESHGAELRRIERDLHDGIQAQLVAVSVRLGLAARTLSAEPDHPAARLVQDAQSGIEDSLGNLRSIIRGIYPPILADRGLAGAVHALAGGQRIPVTVRVPDDLPRPPAAIEAAAYFVVAESLTNVTKHSTAEHAEVIVEDDGHTLRVTVRDDGKGGADAESGSGLSGIQRRVAALDGTARIDSPVNTGTTIEVLLPCG, encoded by the coding sequence ATGAGGACAGTGATCAGCCGCAGCACGCGCGCCACCGCGGTGCTCGCCTCCGGGCTGCAAACCGCGCTGCCCGCGCTGGCCGGGGTGCTCGTCCTGCCGTTCCTGGTGGTGCTGCTGCCGTTCGCGCCGTCGGTGACGATGCCCGTGCGGGCGCTGGCCCGGCTCGAGCGCGAGCGCGTCGGGCGCCACCTCGGGTTCCCGCTGCCGGAAGCCGCCCACGCCGAAGGTGGTGGCCGGCTGCGCGCGGTGCGGGACCCGGCGACCTGGCGCGATCTGCTGTGGCTGGCCGGGCACGGGCTGGGAGGCACGTTCCTCGGCCTGCTCGGCATCGCGCTGTGGCCCGCGATCGTGGCGAGCGCGACCGTCCCCGTGTACTGGTGGCTGTTCCCGCCGGAGAGCTTCACCGGCATGCTGGTCATCATCCGGACGTGGCCGCAGGCGCTGACCCTGCCGCTGCTGCAGGCCGCGTGCTACGCGGCCATGGTGGTCTGGCTGGTGCCGCTGATCGCGCGCGGCCAGCTGCGGCTCGCGCGGACGCTGCTCGGGCCGAACGAGGCCGAGCTGCTGGCCCAGCAGGTCGAGCGGCTCACCGAAACCCGGGCCGAGGCACTGGAGTCGCACGGCGCGGAGCTGCGCCGCATCGAGCGTGACCTCCACGACGGCATCCAGGCCCAGCTGGTCGCCGTCTCGGTGCGGCTCGGACTCGCCGCCCGCACGCTGTCGGCCGAGCCGGACCACCCCGCGGCTCGGTTGGTGCAGGATGCCCAGAGCGGCATCGAGGACTCCCTGGGCAACCTCCGGAGCATCATCCGCGGCATCTACCCGCCGATCCTCGCCGACCGCGGGCTCGCCGGTGCCGTCCACGCGCTGGCGGGCGGCCAGCGCATCCCGGTGACAGTACGGGTCCCCGACGACCTGCCGCGCCCGCCCGCGGCGATCGAGGCGGCGGCCTACTTCGTCGTCGCCGAATCGCTGACCAACGTCACCAAGCACAGCACCGCCGAGCACGCCGAGGTCATCGTCGAAGATGATGGGCACACCCTGCGCGTCACCGTCCGCGACGACGGCAAGGGCGGCGCCGACGCCGAAAGCGGGAGCGGCCTGTCCGGCATCCAGCGCCGGGTGGCGGCGCTCGACGGCACGGCCCGGATCGACAGCCCGGTGAACACAGGAACGACGATCGAGGTACTGCTGCCATGCGGATAG
- a CDS encoding response regulator transcription factor: MRIVLAEDNALLREGISLLVKSAGHEIVGIATSGPEILPTLLRHRPDIAVLDVRLPPSFRDEGLRAAIEARRHLPGLPVLVLSQYVEQAYARELLETGAAATGYLLKDRVGRVEEFLDAVERVAAGGTALDPEVVSQLMNRRDPLQSLTAREQEVLHLMAQGLDNLTIAGELVVTERAVTKHIGNIFRKLGLPTSDSGHRRVLAVLAYVNA, from the coding sequence ATGCGGATAGTGCTCGCCGAGGACAACGCCCTCCTGCGCGAGGGGATCTCGCTGCTGGTCAAGAGCGCGGGCCACGAAATAGTCGGCATCGCGACCAGCGGCCCGGAGATCCTGCCGACGCTGCTGCGGCACCGCCCGGACATCGCGGTGCTCGACGTCCGCCTGCCGCCGAGCTTCCGCGACGAGGGCCTGCGCGCGGCGATCGAAGCGCGCCGGCACTTGCCCGGGCTGCCGGTGCTGGTGCTGTCCCAGTACGTCGAGCAGGCGTATGCCAGGGAACTGCTGGAGACCGGCGCGGCGGCCACGGGTTACCTGTTGAAGGACCGCGTCGGCCGGGTCGAGGAGTTCCTGGACGCAGTGGAGCGCGTAGCGGCCGGCGGCACGGCGCTCGACCCGGAGGTGGTGTCGCAGCTGATGAACCGGCGCGACCCGCTGCAGAGCCTCACAGCGCGCGAACAGGAAGTGCTGCACTTGATGGCCCAGGGCCTGGACAACCTGACGATCGCCGGCGAACTGGTGGTGACCGAACGCGCTGTGACCAAGCACATCGGCAACATCTTCCGCAAGCTGGGCCTGCCGACGAGCGACAGCGGACACCGCCGGGTGCTGGCGGTGCTGGCGTACGTCAACGCTTGA
- a CDS encoding VOC family protein, with product MTFEFSHDHVGITVTQEDLEATIAWYSRNLGFAVERRFESHGTAFVFLTAGDVKIELLAGASGRERALTDNVLTSMDPARLHHFCLTVADLDAAMARLLELDVPLIGGPMEVPDTGQRIAFITDNVGTIIELSASGTGVSGRRTQP from the coding sequence ATGACCTTCGAATTCTCCCACGACCACGTGGGCATCACCGTCACGCAAGAGGACCTCGAGGCCACGATCGCGTGGTATTCCCGCAATCTGGGCTTCGCCGTCGAACGGCGGTTCGAGTCGCACGGCACGGCGTTCGTCTTCCTCACCGCCGGCGACGTCAAGATCGAGCTTCTCGCGGGCGCTTCCGGCCGGGAACGAGCGTTGACCGACAACGTCCTCACGAGCATGGACCCCGCACGCCTGCACCACTTCTGCCTCACGGTGGCGGATCTCGACGCGGCGATGGCGCGGCTGCTCGAACTCGACGTGCCCCTGATCGGCGGCCCCATGGAAGTACCGGACACGGGCCAGCGCATCGCCTTCATCACCGACAACGTCGGCACCATCATCGAACTCAGCGCCTCCGGCACCGGGGTGTCCGGTCGGCGGACGCAGCCATGA